A region from the Vicia villosa cultivar HV-30 ecotype Madison, WI linkage group LG3, Vvil1.0, whole genome shotgun sequence genome encodes:
- the LOC131661740 gene encoding protein ETHYLENE INSENSITIVE 3-like, whose protein sequence is MMMMFDEMGLSGDMDVFSGPLVEGDVTARQTEPGVMIGEDYSDDEMDIDELEKRMWKYKMLHKRLKDKEQSKPREGLDAAKQRQSQEQARRKKMSRAQDGILKYMLKMMEVCKAQGFVYGIIPEKGKPVTGASDNLREWWKDKVRFDRNGPAAISKYLADNAIPGNNDGSNSIGPTPHTLQELQDTTLGSLLSALMQHCDPPQRRYPLEKGVSPPWWPTGNEEWWPHIGLPKDQGPPPYKKPHDLKKAWKVGVLTAVIKHMSPDIAKIRKLVRQSKCLQDKMTAKESATWLAIVNQEEALARELYPDYVPPFTSAGGSGSFSTNDGNEYDVDGGEDDQNFDVEERKPESLLHPSNIGMMERMRGLRLPIQQPSFTMKGDAAANMDFMRKRKISGDFNMMMDPKIFTCEHPPCPYSEVRLAFQDRTSRDNHQLCCPYRASLSDYGGPSFHANEVKPVIFPHSFVQQKPTTQSVNMVPPSVDLTGLGVTEDGEKNIGDLMTVYDSDIHQGNRNTNNRVAASAAQNHNLPHSGSIPSSIQQQQQQHQNFYRGQGMVMEGTSMSNNNHHHMFARGAGQFDRFRALNSPYENNHNHNHNNSNNNFQYMFGSPQIDLSSFDFKEDSHGTGMDPLQNQQDISIWYQGN, encoded by the coding sequence atgatgatgatgtttgatGAGATGGGTTTATCGGGTGATATGGATGTGTTTTCGGGTCCCCTAGTCGAGGGGGATGTTACCGCCCGGCAAACTGAGCCTGGGGTGATGATTGGCGAAGATTACAGTGATGATGAAATGGATATTGATGAGCTTGAGAAGAGGATGTGGAAGTACAAAATGCTTCACAAGCGGTTGAAGGATAAGGAACAAAGCAAGCCGAGGGAAGGGCTCGATGCGGCGAAGCAGAGGCAATCGCAAGAGCAGGCTAGGAGGAAGAAGATGTCGAGGGCTCAAGATGGTATCTTGAAGTACATGCTGAAGATGATGGAGGTTTGTAAGGCTCAAGGGTTTGTTTACGGGATAATTCCCGAGAAAGGGAAGCCTGTGACTGGGGCTTCGGATAATCTCCGGGAGTGGTGGAAGGATAAGGTTAGGTTTGATCGGAATGGTCCTGCTGCGATATCCAAGTACCTAGCAGACAATGCAATTCCGGGGAACAACGATGGGAGTAACTCAATTGGGCCAACCCCTCACACCTTGCAAGAGCTGCAGGACACAACTTTGGGTTCTCTGTTATCTGCACTGATGCAACACTGTGACCCCCCTCAGAGGCGGTATCCGTTGGAGAAGGGTGTTTCTCCTCCGTGGTGGCCAACTGGGAATGAAGAGTGGTGGCCTCATATCGGTTTACCGAAAGATCAAGGCCCTCCGCCTTACAAGAAGCCTCATGACCTGAAGAAGGCATGGAAGGTTGGTGTCCTGACTGCTGTCATCAAGCATATGTCTCCTGACATTGCCAAAATTCGCAAGCTTGTGAGACAGTCCAAATGCCTTCAAGACAAAATGACTGCTAAGGAAAGCGCAACGTGGCTTGCAATTGTCAATCAGGAGGAGGCTTTAGCGCGAGAGCTTTATCCTGATTATGTTCCCCCATTTACCTCAGCTGGAGGAAGTGGGTCTTTTTCCACCAATGATGGAAATGAGTACGATGTCGATGGGGGAGAAGATGACCAAAATTTCGACGTGGAGGAACGGAAACCTGAGAGTCTTCTTCATCCATCCAACATCGGGATGATGGAGAGAATGAGGGGCTTAAGACTTCCAATTCAGCAGCCCTCTTTCACAATGAAGGGAGATGCTGCAGCAAACATGGATTTCATGCGGAAGCGAAAGATCTCTGGTGACTTTAACATGATGATGGATCCAAAAATTTTCACCTGTGAACATCCTCCTTGTCCTTACAGCGAAGTTCGCCTCGCTTTTCAGGACAGGACTTCTAGGGACAATCATCAACTGTGCTGTCCCTATAGAGCCAGTTTATCAGATTATGGTGGTCCAAGTTTTCATGCTAATGAGGTTAAACCAGTCATATTCCCTCACTCCTTTGTTCAACAGAAACCTACAACTCAGTCTGTCAACATGGTTCCACCTTCAGTCGATCTTACCGGACTCGGAGTTACTGAAGACGGTGAGAAAAATATAGGCGACCTTATGACAGTCTACGATTCCGATATCCATCAAGGCAACCGGAATACTAACAATCGTGTAGCTGCTTCCGCTGCACAGAATCACAACTTACCGCATTCTGGCAGCATTCCTAGCAGCATTCAGCAGCAGCAACAGCAGCATCAGAATTTCTACCGCGGTCAAGGAATGGTAATGGAAGGAACTAGCATGTCTAATAATAACCATCATCACATGTTTGCTAGAGGTGCAGGTCAATTTGACCGGTTCCGAGCTTTGAATTCTCCCTATGAGAacaatcacaatcacaatcacaacaacagcaacaataaTTTCCAGTATATGTTTGGGTCCCCACAAATTGATCTGTCATCCTTTGATTTTAAGGAGGATAGTCATGGAACAGGCATGGATCCTCTGCAGAACCAGCAAGATATTTCAATATGGTACCAGGGAAATTGA